The nucleotide window GCAGAACGAAACTTGAGCAGGgtgtttaatgtgcctcgatcAACGTTCCAATCTGCATAGACCATGTGTTGtcgcgtcgatcgaggcgtgaggcatcatctgacatcagccgagtcttatcataataacTATCCTCATGCGAGCAGATGAAAATATGACATAGTATGTGCTAGAATTAGAATTGTATGTGAAGTTTGTCTCGTACTTtactaaaaaataaaatcttatatatatatatatatatagcgagagagagagagagagagagagagagagagagaagcttagAGCTGCTGCTCCTCTTGCTAAACACTCCATGGTTTAGCAAGAAGATGCAGTCGTTGTTTTCTCTGGAGCACTAACCCAAAAGCCTCACTCATGTCCAAATCCTCCGTTGTCAATCCACCAGGCAACTCCCTATCAAAGTGATAAACCAGGGTTGCCATTGCGAGCTCTAAAGAGGCAATTGCAAAGCTCATTCCAGGACAAATTCTCCTTCCTGCTCCGAATGGAATGAACTCGAAATCGTTTCCCTTGAAGTCCATTGCACCGTCCCCGATGAACCTCTCAGGTTTGAATTCGTCAGGTGCTTCCCAATGGCTTGGATCTCTGCTTATGGCCCATGCATTCACGATCACTCGTGTTTTCTTGGGAATGTTGTATCCTTGTATTTGACAATCCTCCATCAGCTCTCGTGGAACCAATAGCGGGACCGGCGGGTATAGACGTAATACTTCCTTGATGATGGCTTTCAGGTACACCATCTCGTCCAACTCCTCCTCTttcaccgttccttttgttctgctcGCTATCCCTCGCACTTGGTGTTGTAATTTTGCCATCATTCTTGGACTCCGGACGAGCTCCGCCATGGCGTACTCCAGGGCAACATATACGTCTCGGTAGCACCACTAAATATATCCTGCAAGTCGATAATGTTGAAAAAATGAGATCGTTTGATGAATCTCAAAATAAACACTGCAAGATTGAAATAAGCACCACAATAAACCTAAATAGGGGGATGGGAGTAGTTTAGATTGCTCTAGTTTGGATGTAGCAATTTGGAGAGAGGGTTCCCCCTATCTCGTAAAAGAAATCGGTTCGCTATACTATATATAGTAACACGTGAAAATAATAATCACTTGCCTGAGGGCATAAGATACGAATATAATTAATACAATATGACAAACACACAGTGAACTCAAGAAAGTTATCTACGTACATACATCACTCACTTTCGTATGAAACGAATTATAATTTGTCATTAGTTGTTATATGTGCTATCCATCAAAAAAGCAAGCAAATATTGGAACAATGAATATATCACTTGTAATTTAGGACGAGGAAATCATACCATCAGAAGTGCCTTATGGTTTGTAATATGACAAACACACAGTGAACTCAAAAAAGTTATCAACAGACATACATCACTCGCTTTCTTATGAAACGAATTATAATTTGTCATTAGTTATATGTGCTATCCGTATAAAAGCAAGCAAATATTGGAGCAATAAATATATCACTTATAATTTA belongs to Musa acuminata AAA Group cultivar baxijiao chromosome BXJ1-11, Cavendish_Baxijiao_AAA, whole genome shotgun sequence and includes:
- the LOC135596510 gene encoding cytochrome P450 71D10-like; translation: MAELVRSPRMMAKLQHQVRGIASRTKGTVKEEELDEMVYLKAIIKEVLRLYPPVPLLVPRELMEDCQIQGYNIPKKTRVIVNAWAISRDPSHWEAPDEFKPERFIGDGAMDFKGNDFEFIPFGAGRRICPGMSFAIASLELAMATLVYHFDRELPGGLTTEDLDMSEAFGLVLQRKQRLHLLAKPWSV